Proteins found in one Methylobacterium sp. CB376 genomic segment:
- a CDS encoding AAA family ATPase, whose protein sequence is MTPPASIDATLDLLAAAGYVADRALATVAFLSLRLRRPLFLEGEAGVGKTEIAKVLAASLGRPLIRLQCYEGLDVASAVYEWNYAGQMMAIRLAEAGGGVDRDRLESELFSERYLIRRPLLRALEPGEGGAPVLLIDELDRTDEAFEAFLLEILSDFQVTIPELGTVRAPEPPIVVLTSNRTREIHDALKRRCLYHWVDYPDAARELAILRRRVPGAGEALARDVVAFVQAIRKEDLFKAPGVAETLDWATALVELDAVALDPALVSDTLGVLLKYQDDIAAMQAGRAKALLDEVRSAAR, encoded by the coding sequence ATGACCCCGCCCGCCTCGATCGACGCCACCCTCGACCTCCTCGCCGCGGCCGGCTACGTCGCCGACCGGGCGCTCGCCACGGTGGCCTTCCTGTCGCTGCGCCTGAGGCGCCCGCTCTTCCTCGAGGGCGAGGCGGGCGTGGGCAAGACCGAGATCGCCAAGGTCCTGGCCGCGAGCCTGGGCCGGCCGCTGATCCGGCTGCAATGCTACGAGGGCCTCGACGTCGCCTCGGCGGTCTACGAGTGGAACTATGCCGGGCAGATGATGGCGATCCGCCTCGCGGAGGCGGGCGGCGGGGTCGACCGCGACCGGCTCGAATCCGAACTCTTCTCCGAGCGCTACCTGATCCGGCGACCGCTCCTGCGCGCCCTGGAGCCGGGGGAGGGCGGCGCCCCGGTGCTGCTGATCGACGAACTCGACCGCACCGACGAGGCCTTCGAGGCCTTCCTGCTCGAGATCCTGTCGGATTTCCAGGTCACGATCCCGGAACTCGGCACCGTGCGGGCGCCCGAGCCGCCCATCGTGGTGCTGACCTCGAACCGCACCCGCGAGATCCACGACGCGCTCAAGCGCCGCTGCCTCTATCACTGGGTCGATTACCCGGACGCGGCGCGCGAACTCGCCATCCTGCGCCGGCGCGTGCCCGGCGCCGGGGAGGCGCTCGCCCGCGACGTGGTCGCCTTCGTGCAGGCGATCCGCAAGGAGGACCTGTTCAAGGCGCCCGGCGTCGCCGAGACCCTCGACTGGGCGACCGCCCTCGTCGAGCTCGACGCCGTCGCCCTCGATCCCGCCCTGGTCTCCGACACGCTCGGCGTGCTGCTGAAGTACCAGGACGACATCGCGGCGATGCAGGCCGGGCGGGCCAAGGCGCTCCTCGACGAGGTGCGGTCGGCCGCGCGATGA
- a CDS encoding (2Fe-2S)-binding protein, translated as MSSVSLTVNGKAVTAEIEPRTLLVQFVRDTLRLTGTHVGCDTSQCGACVVHLDGQAVKACTVLAVQADGRQVTTIEGLAEPGGALHPMQAAFREHHGLQCGYCTPGMIMTAVDLVRRKGHALDEATIRHELEGNLCRCTGYHNIVKAIAAGAAAMGGEPPLRQAAE; from the coding sequence ATGAGCTCCGTCAGCCTGACGGTGAACGGCAAGGCCGTGACCGCCGAGATCGAGCCGCGCACGCTGCTCGTCCAGTTTGTCCGGGACACGCTGCGCCTCACCGGCACCCATGTGGGCTGCGACACCAGCCAGTGCGGCGCCTGCGTGGTGCATCTCGACGGGCAGGCCGTGAAGGCCTGCACCGTGCTGGCGGTCCAGGCCGACGGCCGGCAGGTCACCACGATCGAGGGGCTGGCCGAGCCCGGCGGCGCCCTCCACCCGATGCAGGCGGCCTTCCGCGAGCATCACGGCCTCCAGTGCGGCTACTGCACGCCCGGGATGATCATGACGGCGGTCGACCTCGTGCGGCGCAAGGGCCACGCCCTCGACGAGGCCACGATCCGGCACGAGCTCGAGGGCAACCTGTGCCGCTGCACGGGCTACCACAACATCGTCAAGGCGATCGCGGCCGGCGCGGCCGCGATGGGCGGCGAGCCGCCCCTGCGGCAGGCCGCCGAGTAG
- a CDS encoding CoxG family protein, whose product MAMTMSGEVVLPADQRTVWEKLNDPEVLRRCIPGCESLEKVGENELQASAKVAVGPVKATFKGRVTLSDIDAPNGYRISGEGQGGVAGFAKGGASVRLETVEGGQTKMTYDVDASVGGKIAQLGGRLINGVAKKYADGFFETFAKEVQGGQASG is encoded by the coding sequence ATGGCGATGACGATGAGCGGCGAGGTGGTGCTGCCCGCCGACCAGCGGACGGTGTGGGAGAAGCTCAACGACCCCGAGGTCCTGCGGCGCTGCATCCCGGGCTGCGAGAGCCTCGAGAAGGTTGGGGAGAACGAGCTGCAGGCCTCCGCCAAGGTCGCGGTCGGCCCCGTCAAGGCGACCTTCAAGGGCCGGGTGACGCTCTCGGACATCGACGCGCCGAACGGATACCGCATCTCCGGCGAGGGCCAGGGCGGGGTGGCGGGCTTCGCCAAGGGCGGCGCCTCGGTGCGCCTCGAAACCGTCGAGGGCGGCCAGACCAAGATGACCTACGACGTCGATGCCAGCGTGGGCGGCAAGATCGCCCAGCTCGGCGGCCGCCTGATCAACGGCGTGGCCAAGAAGTACGCGGACGGCTTCTTCGAGACCTTCGCCAAGGAGGTGCAGGGCGGGCAGGCCTCCGGCTGA
- a CDS encoding XdhC family protein, with translation MQLDLLKALNAERAARRAAILVTALDGSAQRLVREAEAAADPLAAELLPRFRTGRSGLAEAEGGPVFLTVQVPPPRLVIVGAVHISQALAPMARLVELDVTIIDPRTAFATPERFPDVPLVALWPDEALAGLPPLDAYTAVAALTHDPKIDDPALVAALAAECFYVGALGSRKTHARRVERLREAGLSEERIGRLRAPIGLAIGAVSPAEIAVSILAEIVAALRRAGP, from the coding sequence ATGCAGCTTGATCTCCTGAAGGCCCTCAACGCCGAGCGCGCCGCGCGCCGCGCCGCGATCCTGGTGACCGCCCTCGACGGCTCCGCGCAGCGCCTCGTGCGCGAGGCCGAGGCCGCCGCCGACCCGCTCGCGGCCGAGCTCCTGCCCCGCTTCCGGACGGGCCGGAGCGGCCTCGCCGAGGCGGAGGGCGGGCCCGTCTTCCTGACCGTGCAGGTGCCGCCGCCGCGGCTGGTGATCGTCGGCGCGGTCCATATCAGCCAGGCGCTGGCGCCGATGGCCCGCCTCGTCGAGCTCGACGTCACGATCATCGACCCGCGCACCGCCTTCGCGACGCCCGAGCGCTTCCCGGACGTGCCCCTCGTGGCGCTGTGGCCGGACGAGGCCCTGGCGGGGCTGCCGCCCCTCGACGCCTACACGGCCGTCGCGGCGCTGACCCACGACCCGAAGATCGACGATCCCGCGCTGGTCGCGGCGCTCGCGGCGGAGTGCTTCTACGTGGGGGCGCTCGGCTCGCGCAAGACCCACGCCCGGCGGGTCGAGCGGCTGCGCGAGGCGGGCCTGTCCGAGGAGCGGATCGGGCGGCTGCGCGCCCCGATCGGCCTCGCCATCGGCGCGGTGAGCCCGGCCGAGATCGCCGTCTCGATCCTCGCCGAGATCGTCGCGGCCCTGCGCCGCGCCGGCCCGTGA
- a CDS encoding branched-chain amino acid ABC transporter permease encodes MEVFAQQLINGLTLGSIYGLIAIGYTMVFGIIGMINFAHGDVFMLSAFIALIAFLLLTTVLGIGSVVVALILVMIVAMALTALWGWAIERIAYQPLRGSFRLAPLISAIGVSIFLSNFVQVVQGARNKPTPPMLRDVIVLWTGENGYAVALSYKQILIMAVTAILLAGFWYLVQHTSLGRAQRACEQDRKMASLLGIDVDRTISLTFVLGAALAAVAGTMYLLYYGVLSFSDGFVPGVKAFTAAVLGGIGSLPGAVLGGLIIGLIETFWSAYFSIEYKDVAAFSILAIVLIFMPSGILGRPEVEKV; translated from the coding sequence ATGGAGGTGTTCGCGCAGCAGCTCATCAACGGGCTGACGCTGGGGTCCATCTACGGCCTCATCGCCATCGGCTACACGATGGTCTTCGGCATCATCGGCATGATCAACTTCGCGCACGGCGACGTGTTCATGCTCTCGGCCTTCATCGCGCTGATCGCCTTCCTGCTCCTGACCACGGTGCTCGGCATCGGGTCGGTGGTGGTGGCCCTCATCCTGGTGATGATCGTCGCGATGGCGCTCACCGCCCTGTGGGGCTGGGCGATCGAGCGGATCGCCTACCAGCCCCTGCGCGGCTCGTTCCGCCTCGCCCCCCTGATCTCGGCCATCGGCGTCTCGATCTTCCTGTCGAACTTCGTGCAGGTGGTGCAGGGTGCGCGCAACAAGCCGACCCCCCCGATGCTGCGCGACGTGATCGTGCTGTGGACGGGCGAGAACGGCTACGCGGTCGCCCTCTCCTACAAGCAGATCCTGATCATGGCGGTGACCGCGATCCTGCTCGCCGGCTTCTGGTACCTCGTGCAGCACACGTCCCTCGGGCGCGCCCAGCGCGCCTGCGAGCAGGACCGCAAGATGGCCTCGCTCCTCGGCATCGACGTCGACCGCACCATCTCGCTCACCTTCGTGCTCGGGGCGGCGCTCGCGGCGGTCGCCGGGACCATGTACCTGCTCTATTACGGGGTCCTGTCCTTCTCGGACGGGTTCGTGCCCGGCGTGAAGGCCTTCACGGCCGCGGTGCTCGGCGGCATCGGCAGCCTGCCGGGGGCGGTTCTGGGCGGGCTGATCATCGGGCTCATCGAGACCTTCTGGTCGGCCTACTTCTCGATCGAGTACAAGGACGTGGCGGCTTTCTCGATCCTCGCCATCGTGCTCATCTTCAT
- a CDS encoding exopolysaccharide biosynthesis protein codes for MLAAQEADRLTVGDIVAVLRDRAFALLVVLLGLPNCLPMPPPIPLICGLLLALVAAQIAAGMSAPWLPRALLGRSIARSDLQRAVARAVPLLRRLERWSRPRMRVFENEVGMRAMGLLLLTLALVLIVAAPIVGQIPLGLAVSLVGLGLVERDGIVVMAGLGVGALGVLLNLGFVYAVFSAVVGLFSLGIA; via the coding sequence GTGCTGGCCGCGCAGGAGGCCGACCGTCTCACGGTCGGGGACATCGTGGCGGTGCTGCGCGACCGGGCCTTCGCCCTGCTGGTGGTGCTGCTCGGCCTGCCGAACTGCCTGCCGATGCCGCCGCCGATCCCGCTGATCTGCGGGCTGCTGCTGGCGCTGGTGGCGGCCCAGATCGCGGCCGGGATGTCGGCGCCCTGGCTGCCGCGCGCCCTGCTCGGCCGCTCGATTGCCCGCTCCGACCTGCAGCGGGCGGTGGCCCGGGCGGTGCCGCTGCTGCGGCGCCTGGAGCGCTGGTCGCGCCCGCGCATGCGCGTCTTCGAGAACGAGGTCGGCATGCGGGCGATGGGCCTGCTGCTGCTCACCCTCGCGCTGGTCCTGATCGTCGCCGCGCCGATCGTCGGGCAGATCCCGCTCGGGCTCGCCGTGTCCCTGGTCGGGCTCGGCCTCGTCGAGCGCGACGGGATCGTGGTGATGGCCGGGCTCGGGGTCGGGGCGCTCGGCGTGCTGCTGAATCTCGGCTTCGTCTACGCGGTGTTCAGCGCCGTCGTGGGCCTGTTCAGCCTCGGGATCGCCTGA
- the glf gene encoding UDP-galactopyranose mutase produces the protein MVDWLIVGAGFVGAVAAEHLARVHGQTVLVIDRRDHVAGNAHDARNEDGILHHRYGPHIFHTNAPRIADYLSGFTEWRDYEHRAVALIENRLVPIPFNFTSLDIVFPAGKAARIKQRMIERYGFGANTTILALRSEQDGLLRECADYVYEYVFLGYTSKQWGLRPDEIDASVTNRVPVRVSYDDRYFQDSFQKMPRAGYTRMFERMLASRLIEVSLATEWRDVRDRVRYKNVLFTGAIDEFFDYRLGVLPYRSLEFEMQVYDQPLHQPVAQVNYPNGERFTRITEMKHLTGESGPRTMAAIEYPIPHRPGETVPYYPIPRADNEALHREYVLLNRAKTVHFAGRLADYRYYNMDQAVGRAISLVSKLRG, from the coding sequence ATGGTGGATTGGTTGATCGTCGGAGCCGGCTTCGTCGGGGCGGTGGCGGCGGAGCACCTCGCGCGCGTGCACGGCCAGACGGTCCTCGTGATCGACCGCAGGGATCACGTCGCCGGAAACGCGCACGATGCCCGCAACGAGGACGGGATCCTGCACCACCGCTACGGGCCGCACATCTTCCACACCAACGCGCCGCGGATCGCGGATTACCTCTCGGGCTTCACGGAGTGGCGGGATTACGAGCACCGCGCGGTCGCGCTGATCGAGAACCGGCTCGTCCCCATCCCGTTCAACTTCACCTCGCTCGACATCGTGTTTCCGGCCGGCAAGGCGGCCCGGATCAAACAGAGGATGATCGAGCGGTACGGTTTCGGAGCCAACACGACGATCCTCGCGCTCAGATCCGAGCAGGACGGGCTGCTGAGGGAATGCGCGGACTACGTGTATGAGTACGTCTTCCTCGGCTACACCAGCAAGCAATGGGGGTTGCGGCCGGACGAGATCGACGCGTCGGTCACCAATAGGGTGCCGGTCCGGGTGTCGTACGACGATCGCTACTTCCAGGACAGTTTCCAGAAGATGCCCCGCGCCGGGTACACCAGGATGTTCGAGCGCATGCTCGCGTCGCGCCTGATCGAGGTCAGCCTGGCAACCGAGTGGCGGGACGTCAGAGATCGCGTTCGTTACAAGAATGTTCTCTTCACCGGCGCGATCGACGAATTCTTCGATTATCGCCTCGGCGTCCTGCCCTACCGGAGTCTCGAATTCGAGATGCAGGTCTACGATCAGCCGCTGCACCAGCCGGTCGCGCAGGTCAACTACCCGAACGGCGAGCGCTTCACGCGCATCACGGAGATGAAGCACCTGACCGGGGAGAGCGGCCCGAGAACGATGGCGGCGATCGAGTACCCGATCCCGCATCGCCCCGGCGAGACGGTTCCGTACTACCCGATCCCGCGGGCCGACAACGAGGCGCTGCACAGGGAGTACGTGCTGCTGAACCGCGCCAAGACCGTTCACTTTGCCGGGCGGCTGGCGGATTACAGGTATTACAACATGGACCAGGCGGTCGGGCGGGCGATCTCCCTGGTGAGCAAGCTGCGCGGATGA
- a CDS encoding XdhC family protein, protein MLSTDTDILSAAQAWREAGRGVALATVIETWGSAPRPVGSHLAIDQEGNFLGSVSGGCVEGAVITEALEVIEEGRPRVLEFGVADETAWRVGLSCGGRIRVLVERVA, encoded by the coding sequence ATGCTCTCCACCGACACCGACATCCTCTCGGCCGCGCAGGCCTGGCGCGAGGCCGGGCGCGGCGTGGCGCTCGCCACCGTGATCGAGACCTGGGGCTCGGCGCCCCGCCCGGTCGGCAGCCACCTGGCGATCGACCAGGAGGGCAATTTCCTCGGCTCCGTCTCGGGGGGCTGCGTCGAGGGCGCGGTGATCACCGAGGCGCTGGAGGTGATCGAGGAGGGGCGCCCGCGCGTGCTGGAATTCGGCGTCGCCGACGAGACCGCGTGGCGGGTCGGGCTGTCCTGCGGCGGGCGGATCCGGGTGCTGGTGGAGCGGGTCGCGTGA
- a CDS encoding xanthine dehydrogenase family protein molybdopterin-binding subunit, giving the protein MTASGIGAPVRRKEDQRFITGKGRYVDDLNRPGQAYAYFLRSPHAHAEIRGIDAAAARAMPGVIGVFTGEDLAADKVGGLICGWMIHSKDGSPMRAGPHPALAQGKVRYVGDHVALVVAETLAAARDAAEAISVDYAVLPAVVETARARGAEVAVHDVAPDNVVFSWHLGSRESVEAAFARARHVTSLDIVNNRLVPNPIEPRAAIGEYDEAEEAFTLYTTSQNPHVARLVLSAFIGIAPENKLRVVAPDVGGGFGSKIFIYAEETVCVWAARKVGRPVKWTSDRTEAFLADAHGRDHVTRAELALDENGRILGLRVHTTANLGAYLSTFASSVPTYLYAPLLSGQYNIPAIYCEVDGVYTNTAPVDAYRGAGRPEATFVIERLVEVAARQIGQDPARFRRRNYIKSFPHQTPVIMTYDVGDYVASLDKALEAADYQHFPRRRRESARRGKLRGIGFSSYIEACGIAPSQAVGALGAGVGLWESAEVRVNPTGSIEVLTGSHSHGQGHETTFAQLVSDRLGVPIESVSIVHGDTDKVQFGMGTYGSRSGAVGMSAIAKALDKVVAKGRKVAAFALEAAEGDIEFRDGRFAVAGTDRSLSFGEVALQAYVAHKFSGAELEPGLKEGAFYDPTNFTFPAGVHVCEVEVDPETGQVTIERFTAVDDFGNVINPMIVEGQVHGGIAQGVGQALFEGAVYDADGQLVTASFMDYRMPRAADLPSFAVGMTVTPCPSNPLGIKGCGEAGAIAAPAAVINALTDALGHENIAMPATPLAVWRAAQAARQPEPVAAE; this is encoded by the coding sequence ATGACCGCGAGCGGCATCGGCGCCCCCGTGCGCCGCAAGGAGGACCAGCGCTTCATCACCGGCAAGGGCCGCTACGTCGACGATCTCAACCGGCCGGGCCAGGCCTACGCCTATTTCCTGCGCTCGCCCCACGCCCACGCGGAGATCCGCGGCATCGACGCCGCCGCGGCCCGGGCGATGCCGGGGGTGATCGGCGTGTTCACCGGCGAGGACCTGGCGGCCGACAAGGTCGGCGGCCTGATCTGCGGCTGGATGATCCACTCCAAGGACGGCAGCCCGATGCGGGCCGGGCCGCACCCGGCCCTGGCCCAGGGCAAGGTGCGCTACGTGGGCGACCACGTCGCCTTGGTGGTGGCCGAGACCCTGGCCGCCGCCCGCGACGCGGCCGAGGCGATCAGCGTCGACTACGCGGTGCTGCCCGCGGTGGTCGAGACCGCCCGGGCGCGGGGCGCGGAGGTCGCCGTGCACGATGTCGCCCCCGACAACGTGGTGTTCAGCTGGCACCTCGGCAGCCGGGAGAGCGTCGAGGCCGCCTTCGCTCGGGCCAGGCACGTCACCAGCCTCGACATCGTCAACAACCGCCTGGTGCCCAATCCGATCGAGCCGCGCGCCGCGATCGGCGAGTACGACGAGGCCGAGGAGGCCTTCACCCTCTACACGACGAGCCAGAACCCCCACGTCGCCCGGCTCGTCCTCTCGGCCTTCATCGGCATCGCGCCCGAGAACAAGCTGCGGGTGGTGGCGCCCGACGTCGGCGGCGGCTTCGGCTCCAAGATCTTCATCTACGCCGAGGAGACGGTCTGCGTCTGGGCCGCCAGGAAGGTCGGCCGGCCGGTGAAGTGGACGAGCGACCGCACCGAGGCCTTCCTGGCCGACGCGCATGGGCGCGACCACGTCACCCGGGCGGAGCTCGCCCTCGACGAGAACGGCCGCATCCTCGGCCTGCGGGTCCACACCACGGCCAATCTCGGCGCCTACCTGTCGACCTTCGCCTCCTCGGTCCCGACCTACCTGTACGCGCCGCTCCTGTCGGGCCAGTACAACATCCCGGCGATCTACTGCGAGGTCGACGGCGTCTACACCAACACCGCGCCGGTCGACGCCTACCGGGGAGCCGGCCGGCCGGAGGCGACCTTCGTGATCGAGCGCCTCGTCGAGGTCGCGGCCCGGCAGATCGGGCAGGACCCGGCCCGCTTCCGGCGCCGCAACTACATCAAGAGTTTCCCGCACCAGACGCCGGTCATCATGACCTACGACGTCGGGGATTACGTCGCCTCCCTCGACAAGGCGCTGGAGGCCGCCGACTACCAGCACTTCCCGCGGCGGCGCCGCGAGAGCGCGCGGCGCGGCAAGCTGCGCGGCATCGGCTTCTCCTCCTACATCGAGGCCTGCGGCATCGCGCCCTCGCAGGCGGTGGGGGCGCTGGGGGCGGGCGTCGGCCTGTGGGAATCCGCCGAGGTGCGGGTGAACCCGACCGGCTCGATCGAGGTGCTGACCGGCTCGCACAGCCACGGCCAGGGCCACGAGACCACCTTCGCGCAGCTCGTCAGCGACCGGCTCGGCGTGCCGATCGAGAGCGTCAGCATCGTGCACGGCGACACCGACAAGGTGCAGTTCGGCATGGGCACCTACGGCTCCCGCTCGGGGGCGGTCGGGATGTCGGCCATCGCCAAGGCCCTCGACAAGGTGGTCGCCAAGGGCCGCAAGGTCGCGGCCTTCGCCCTGGAGGCCGCCGAGGGCGACATCGAGTTCAGGGACGGCCGCTTCGCCGTGGCCGGCACCGACCGCTCCCTGAGCTTCGGCGAGGTGGCGCTGCAGGCCTACGTTGCCCACAAGTTCAGCGGCGCCGAGCTGGAGCCCGGCCTCAAGGAGGGCGCCTTCTACGACCCGACCAACTTCACCTTCCCGGCCGGGGTCCACGTCTGCGAGGTCGAGGTCGATCCCGAGACCGGCCAGGTCACGATCGAGCGCTTCACCGCGGTCGACGATTTCGGCAACGTCATCAACCCGATGATCGTCGAGGGCCAGGTCCATGGCGGCATCGCGCAGGGCGTCGGCCAGGCCCTGTTCGAGGGCGCCGTCTACGACGCGGACGGCCAGCTCGTCACCGCGAGCTTCATGGATTACCGCATGCCCCGGGCCGCCGACCTGCCCTCCTTCGCGGTCGGGATGACCGTGACGCCCTGCCCGTCCAACCCGCTCGGCATCAAGGGCTGCGGCGAGGCCGGCGCCATCGCGGCGCCCGCCGCCGTGATCAACGCCCTGACCGACGCCCTCGGGCACGAGAACATCGCCATGCCGGCGACCCCGCTGGCGGTCTGGCGCGCCGCGCAGGCCGCCCGCCAGCCCGAACCCGTCGCCGCCGAGTGA
- a CDS encoding FAD binding domain-containing protein encodes MYAFEYHRPASLKEAVSLLTRQEDAKLVAGGHTLIPTMKQRLAAPGHLIDLGAIPDLAGIERTPRAVTIGAMTTHGAVADSPELREAIPALAELAGLIGDPAVRHRGTIGGSIANNDPSADYPAACLALGATIITNTRRIPAEEYFRGLFETALQEGEIVTAISFPIPHKAAYEKFRNPASRYALVGVFVAKRPSDIRVAVTGAGANGVFRWREAEEALAKRFSAKSLDGLKASPDDLIGDLHADAAYRAHLIGVMARRAVQAATDR; translated from the coding sequence ATGTACGCCTTCGAGTATCACCGCCCCGCGAGCCTCAAGGAGGCGGTCTCCCTGCTGACCCGGCAGGAGGACGCCAAGCTCGTGGCCGGCGGCCACACCCTGATCCCGACGATGAAGCAGCGGCTCGCCGCGCCCGGCCACCTGATCGATCTCGGGGCCATCCCCGACCTCGCCGGGATCGAGCGCACGCCCCGCGCGGTCACGATCGGCGCCATGACGACCCACGGCGCCGTCGCGGACTCGCCCGAGCTGCGGGAGGCGATCCCCGCGCTGGCCGAACTCGCCGGCCTGATCGGCGACCCGGCGGTGCGCCACCGCGGCACGATCGGCGGCTCGATCGCCAACAACGATCCCTCGGCCGACTACCCGGCCGCCTGCCTCGCGCTCGGCGCCACGATCATCACCAACACGCGGCGCATCCCGGCCGAGGAGTATTTCCGCGGACTGTTCGAGACCGCCCTGCAGGAGGGGGAGATCGTCACCGCGATCTCCTTCCCGATCCCCCACAAGGCGGCCTACGAGAAGTTCCGCAACCCGGCCTCCCGCTACGCCCTGGTCGGCGTCTTCGTGGCCAAGCGCCCGAGCGACATCCGCGTCGCCGTCACCGGGGCGGGCGCGAACGGGGTCTTCCGCTGGCGGGAGGCCGAGGAGGCCCTGGCCAAGCGCTTCTCGGCCAAGTCCCTCGACGGGCTCAAGGCCTCGCCGGACGACCTGATCGGCGACCTCCACGCGGATGCCGCGTACCGGGCGCACCTGATCGGCGTCATGGCGCGCCGGGCCGTGCAGGCCGCGACGGACCGGTGA
- a CDS encoding DUF707 domain-containing protein, which translates to MPRNLVIVRAGDRSAHPEWLRDPHRNWDLAISYYGADPEQLGHEFVFKHVMPGSKFTAVAALLSEYRDTVYSYERIVLADDDIQTDTATLNRFFEITEEYGLELSQPALHEDSFFSHAVTLRNPLFKLRFSNFVEIMLPCFARDLLRTVERSFGENRSGWGLDFLWPRLVSARDRIAIVDETPVLHDRPVGGPMHGYFAAQGIDPLADRNGVLAKYAFRQGPAVATGGIGTDGAEYGLDGPSRDAFIARLLAGYAQVRPRQEVSFDQLVRDSLRPAPEPGRGAGAAAPGGSPA; encoded by the coding sequence ATGCCGAGAAATCTGGTGATCGTGAGGGCCGGGGATCGCTCGGCTCATCCGGAATGGCTGCGCGACCCCCATCGCAACTGGGATCTGGCGATCAGCTATTACGGTGCCGATCCCGAGCAGCTCGGACATGAATTCGTCTTCAAACACGTCATGCCGGGATCGAAGTTCACGGCGGTCGCCGCATTACTTTCAGAATACAGGGACACGGTCTATTCATACGAACGCATCGTCTTGGCAGACGACGACATTCAGACCGATACCGCCACACTCAACCGCTTCTTCGAGATTACGGAGGAGTACGGGCTCGAACTCAGCCAACCGGCGCTGCATGAGGACAGCTTCTTCAGCCACGCCGTCACCTTGCGCAACCCGCTCTTCAAACTCAGATTCTCGAACTTCGTCGAGATCATGTTGCCGTGCTTCGCGAGAGATTTGCTCCGCACGGTGGAAAGGTCATTCGGAGAGAACCGCAGCGGCTGGGGACTCGATTTTCTCTGGCCGCGGCTGGTCTCCGCGCGGGACAGGATCGCGATCGTGGACGAGACGCCGGTCCTCCACGACCGGCCGGTCGGCGGTCCGATGCACGGCTACTTCGCCGCGCAGGGCATCGACCCGCTGGCGGACCGGAACGGCGTCCTCGCGAAATACGCCTTCCGGCAGGGGCCGGCCGTCGCCACGGGGGGCATCGGCACCGACGGCGCCGAGTACGGGCTGGACGGGCCGTCGCGCGACGCCTTCATCGCGCGCCTGCTGGCGGGATACGCGCAGGTCCGGCCGAGGCAGGAGGTGAGCTTCGACCAGCTGGTCCGGGACAGCCTGCGACCCGCGCCGGAGCCGGGCCGAGGGGCGGGCGCGGCCGCGCCCGGCGGCTCCCCGGCGTAG
- a CDS encoding nucleotidyltransferase family protein produces MSPPVGLVLLAAGRGTRFGPAPKLLAPLDGVPLVRHAAEAALRAGIGPVVAVFGHAEEAVRAALAGLDLVLVRNPAYAQGLSTSLRAGLAALPEAAEGAIILLGDMPRVPPALLAGLAAAFAGTDAAVVPVCAGRRGNPVLLNRRRLAAELAALAGDRGAGPLLAGRRDVREWPVEEAGILLDVDTPEALAGLARSPNDPL; encoded by the coding sequence GTGAGCCCGCCGGTCGGCCTCGTGCTGCTCGCGGCCGGCCGCGGCACCCGCTTCGGCCCGGCGCCCAAGCTGCTGGCGCCGCTCGACGGGGTGCCCCTGGTGCGCCACGCCGCCGAGGCGGCCCTGCGCGCCGGGATCGGGCCGGTCGTCGCGGTGTTCGGCCACGCCGAGGAGGCGGTGCGCGCGGCGCTCGCCGGCCTCGACCTCGTCCTCGTGCGCAATCCCGCCTACGCGCAGGGGCTGTCGACCTCCCTGCGGGCCGGGCTCGCGGCCCTGCCGGAGGCGGCGGAGGGCGCGATCATCCTGCTCGGGGACATGCCGCGCGTGCCCCCGGCGCTGCTGGCCGGCCTCGCGGCGGCCTTCGCGGGGACCGACGCGGCCGTGGTGCCGGTCTGCGCCGGGCGGCGCGGCAACCCGGTGCTCCTCAACCGCCGCCGGCTCGCGGCGGAGCTCGCGGCGCTCGCCGGGGACCGGGGCGCGGGGCCGCTCCTCGCCGGGCGGAGGGACGTGCGGGAATGGCCGGTCGAGGAGGCCGGAATCCTCCTCGACGTCGACACGCCCGAGGCCCTCGCCGGCCTCGCGCGATCCCCGAACGATCCGCTCTGA
- a CDS encoding HigA family addiction module antitoxin, translating into MAEPPIRIGMKPAHPGEFIRAEVIEPLDLSVGKAADILDVRRATLSDLLNGKASLSPEMALRVEKAFGVSMDTLLHMQAGFDAHAMRERADSILVTRYVPVSDPETGTA; encoded by the coding sequence ATGGCCGAGCCGCCGATCCGGATCGGGATGAAACCCGCGCATCCCGGCGAGTTCATCCGCGCGGAGGTGATCGAGCCGCTCGACCTCTCGGTCGGCAAGGCGGCGGACATCCTCGATGTCCGCCGCGCGACGCTCTCCGACCTGCTCAACGGCAAGGCGAGCCTGTCGCCCGAAATGGCCTTGCGGGTGGAGAAGGCCTTCGGCGTCAGCATGGATACGCTGCTGCACATGCAGGCAGGGTTCGATGCGCATGCGATGCGCGAGCGGGCGGACAGCATCCTCGTGACGCGCTACGTCCCGGTCTCCGACCCGGAGACAGGGACCGCATGA